The genomic interval ATTTTCCGGAAGCtctaaatctaaatttaaacttacattataacaatgaaaaaaaaaaatatgcctaAAAACAGTATTTCACTTTAAATTGAGATCGGGACTATTAACAGTGTAttgtatatactcgtaatagaataaaatatggtaaaCAAGATTATTCCtagctattatattatacacacTTCATTTCCTCTCACGAGTATAGCTCTTTAAATTACATGTaactaatatttacaatacaagCGGAACAGTCTACACTTTGTGATTCTGTACCAACATAGCTACACAGCAGTTTTATATCAACAATTTGGAAGTAAATGCTAAGGGTTGGTAAAAATAGTCCCAGTGtccgaattttaattttagctaACATCCTACTATTTGTGACCAAGTCACAGAAAAATTGCTTCACCCTGTCTTTTCTGCTTTCCTCTTCCTCTTCTGCAGCTTTCCCTTTACGTCGTTTCTCTTTTCTTCTTAGAAGATTTGTCCTCATGCTTCCTTGCCTTCTCTTCTTGAGATTGTGGGGCTCGAGCTAGCTCGGGTTCTTATTTAGGAGATGGTCTATGCTTATGTGGTTTTGGTGGAGGATTCTAAAATGTTTCTGTTGGAACATGGATTTCCATTCGTTCAATCACTGCAACTGGTTTTAGATTCACCTCCTCAcgcttattctttttttcttaactgGACTTTATTAGTAGTAACAGCTGTTGCACTGTGGAGCGATCCAATGAACACAAGTCGATGTTCAATGTGTCAGTAGTAACTTGATACCGTCTAGTTTCTGCTATCAAATTGACCACTCGTTCAAGTTCTTCATTATTTTCGACGTGTCCATGATCTGTTCTTGCAGGTCACGCAGCTGCTCCATGTACTCAGGAGACAGATCCCCAGGTTCAGCATTCTCACCGAGGCTACTGAAAACACCATTTTCTTGGACATTGGTCTCCACTAATGCAGAACCACTACTTTTTCTTTACTAGAGCCTAGAACTAGTAGTAACAGTTGTTGCACTGTGGAGCGATCCAACAAACACAAGTCGACGTCTAATGTGTCAGAAGTAACTTCATACCGTTTAGTTTCTGCTATCAAATTGACCACTCGTTCAAGTTCTTCATTATTATCAATGGTCATGATCCGCTCTTGCAGGTCTCGCAGCTGCTCCATGTACTCAGGAGTCAGATTCCCAGGCTCAGCATCCTCACAGAGGGTACTGGAAACACCATGCAGCACTGTGAAGCGATCCAACACGGCCAAGTCACAGCAAAATGACTCACTGGTTTCAGAACCACTATTCGTATTATGTGGAGCATCTGTGTCTATTTTAGCCATTTTTCTGCTTTCCTCTTCCTCGTCTGCAGCTTTCCTTTTACTTcctttgttttctttcttaGAAAACTTAAAGCTGGATGCACTACTTGGTCGAGGTTGGCTTGGAGGGGGGCTGGGCGGTTTTCTCACTGGACTGACACATCTTTTTTTCGCCGGCTCCGGCGAAGGTGGCCTGTCACTACTCTTTTTAttggatttttcttttgttggtCCACGTTTTCCGCTTAGACTTTTGATTTTTTCTGGTTTGGCATCTTTATAGTCAGATTTTGATATTTCTTTCTTATCGAGTTTGGCCACTGTAGCCGTATTTTTCTTTGGCTTTTCTTTATCTtgttttacctttattttttctgatcTAGCTTTGTAGCCATGTCTTGACGTTTTACTGACCGTTCGGGGCTTATTATATCtgattttatctatacatttaTTCTCCTGATCTGGGTTTAAGTAGAAGGAGTTATTAGGTACACACATTCCACCTCCTTtcaacaatttgtttttgaattcATTATTTGGGTTTTGGAATACATATCTGTCTTTGAGAACTCCACTATTGTCCAGAGTCAGGTCATACATAAATGATATCTTCTTGGGTGTTTGTTTATTCTTCAGAAAAATATCAATGGGAATTACGAACCCACCATAACCGGACTCCTTGAGAGAGAATGGTGGTTGTTTGacaactgaaaaataaaaatgaaatagttaagaaaaaaaattcgaaTAAGCTTAAAACAAAACGATGCAAGTATAAAATTCatgaacttaaattttttattgacagtTTCAGATAATTAGATCAATGCttcgaaagttatcgcgatacaaacatacatacacacgtatttaaaaaaatgtattttggtCCTAAATTGATTgaagaataattataaatgcgaaagtttaaaatgaaaagattttgatgaaattaggtACACAGGTAGAATATAATCTAGAATAAAAtgataagtactttttattccgaAGTGCCCACGGGAGTGAAGACCCAGGGCGCAGCTAGTGAAaggtaaagttaaaaaaataaaataaaataatcttaccTCTTTTAGGCTTATGAAAAGAAGTGTGAAGGTTGAACACAACTTTTTCCACAAAGTGACTTATATCGGCACCTTCTTGCCCGCGCACGTAAATTTCCCAATCATGGGTGAATCCTTCGGGCGTTTCCTTAGAGCGCAATGTGGGCACATGaccaatttcaaaattcactttAACTGCATTCTTTGTTGGtctgaaaattaaagaaaaagcgTCAGTACAAAACGAACAGTGAACAATGTTCAGAAGGCAACTAACATAGgtatgatatttataaaaaggacaTTATGAGGgttaatccaaaaaaaaaaacaattgaaatcgCTTCATCCGTTTGTGAGGTTTgatgacagacagacacacagaCCGACAGACAAGTCAAATTTATAACGCGTTCTTTTTCCGTCGGGGGTTAAAAATAGTGAGTAAGTGAAATCgaaaacaattaaatgaaaaataagtacttaccgGCAAAATGTTACATCTggtgtaattttattacaaccgTCGTTCCTGAACTGCGACATATTCTTTCACaacttattatactttttatctaGTAAAGTTCTATATAGTATAACTTCCACAATCACTATAACCGTGCAATGAAATTATGTCGAGCGCCGTACAGAGAATCGTTCGTATCACTTCACGTAGCAAGCTTCAACTCGAGAATGAGTGCGACTCTGTGCGACAGACCCGATTTCAGTGTTACCAAcactcaaaaatatttatccctACACCTGAGTCAAAACACCCTAAAATAGCCTTcccaagaaatatatttaataaaaataatataaatttgaaataaaagtaatattaattaattttctttatttattaattatctaaaacgttatacattatatcaatttCTTCTGAAGAGtccacatttttaaaatcatgtaTACCTATtgacattataaaaatttaacatttttgaagatgtattaaatatagaGCATGATCCACCATTCCGTTAGGAAGCAATACTGCCGATACTAGAAAATAACACTAGACTAGATGCCCACCAGTACGAGTCTAGTCATACgtcggtaaaaaaaatttaatgattgaATAGTTCTATTATATTCAGAAATACAGAATTAGATATTTAGAAAAACTAAGAATACCcctaaacatataaaatccctaaaaaaatcccatcCTACTCATTTACCCCTAAATTTGGGGGAAAACCCCTAAGTTGGCAACCGTGCCCGATGTGCGTGGACTCGATCGATTCGTCGATCGATTGTCTTATCTACTCACTCTGCCTATACCTGTTTCATCTGCGGTAAACATTAAAGAttgaaaaatgtaatgttaaGCCATTCCTAGCCctgtcataaatattttccatggaatgatttaaagttttatagtTGAAAATACAGTTGGTCGTCTTTTACTCGTAAACTTATTAAGCCAACATAGGTGTGACaggttttcttataatttagtgctattcttttttgtattggtgccgggaaccacacggcattttattgaactagaaattacttaaaagttatttatatggcaaaacaacgtttgccggaaTAGCTAGTAGGTATTATATAGAACTTACGCGTGGTCTTCTCGAAACCACCCTTAATCTTCTTTTTCTATACTCCATACTATTagtaatttatgaattaaggcgaaatatacaatactttcacattttattattaattgggACGGGATTTTAAATTGAGTTACACAAGAAATAGTGTGATATATTATCCTTGTGCAGGTCGAGCGACTTGCAATTTAGGGTTCAGTAGCTTGCTACAAGAGTATAATAACACTGATTTTGGATTTAAACTTTGATAAGTTATCGGTAATACTAgttctaaatatttaattttccatgaataattaaagttttatagtAGAAAATGTAGTTATTAGGTAGTCTTTAAGGTACTCGTAAACTAATTTAGCCAACCTTTTTTTCTTGGTGTGatagggtttttttttaattagttaatatGTGTTACTTTGTGTTTGAATCTCTTGCAACAACCATTCCATTAGTATGAGTCATTCCACTACCGGAAATTAGctatttaaaatctatataaattagaattgtatccaattttgaaaataaatcattctattctaaaagcGGTTGttagtttgtatgtttgagaGGGGTAATAGCCAAAGATaccaaactaaataaaaaaaaatattccaccaTTAGCTATAAATCAATTTCGGATGAAGTAGCTTTCAaaacatatgtttataaattagttaggtattatatataaattagttttcagaTGTATAATGTAGTAACAAACTAAAGCATACCGAAGcggtatttttgttattacgaCCACATATCACGGAAATATCTACTTGATTGCCATTATGTTATAGTTTATTGCTATTTGCCACCTAAAATCCCTTTTCCTTGCCGATGCCGATAATGGGCGCCGAGCCTAAGGTATCTGTCATCCTGGAAAAAAGGAATGTTCCCGAGGGGTTGTTTATGAAAGACAATGTGCAGAGTTAAACCACAGGAAAagcaatttaataatttagcgTCTTTGTTGCTAAGACAGCGTAGTGAACACTTATAGGATTTCCTTTCTCCAGgaaaaatactgttttattagGGTTTGCTATAAACAACAATGTGCGTGTGAGCGAATCCACGGGCAACAGCTGGCAggtaataaaagtatttgtgCGATAACGAACgacggaaatatttttttctttatttcaaagTTCAAGACCGCATGTCATTATGATTCATCGTATCACTCATCTGCATGTAGAAGTTTTAGTGCACGGTAAATAATAGCTTTTATGTAGATACAACACAActgttttaaactttgaaatttaaatatcaaaccTTATGATTAAAATCTTCTAAAAATTGCAGTTTAggcaaaatattacatgtgtTCGCATAAAcatagtatttaaaataaaatattatctaccaTGCCAATTTTATGTCTATTTAACCGCTGtacaaaatacacaaatattcatatcatatacatatataaaattgtcgTGTCACTATGTctgttcccgtactcctccgaaacagcttaaccgattctcatgaaattttgtgagcatattgagtctGGGAATGGGCCaacatctcttttccataccctttagtgataagggttgtccattcttaattttctttttacatagaaattacttatatattatttttatggcaaaacaacgtttgccgggacagctagtaattaatttaatttaatttaaaaaataaataaaattaaattgcttCATTCATTTGTGAGCTATGATTTCACAGATAGTCAGACAGACACGTCAAATTAAAAACCCCTCTTTTTCCGTCGGGGGTTTAAAACGATGTTGAAAATATGGGACATTCGATGTTAAGATTTTAGGATGTCGTGATGAAATTGATTGTCGTGAGAAATCGCACCGGCAACTTAAGTACAACGTTTGGACAATGTATAGTCATCAATATATAAGAGGCTAATGATGTCGTTACTTTATTAGGATAGATTGCAATGTTCATAACAACGCAATTATTAccggaaataaaacaaaagcattacatttgttaatttttattaaaaatagttcTTAAGACTAGATtaggtaggtaataaaaaatataaaccgtTTAACAGTCAACCCAttggtaaatacatataaccaaTACTCAGTTATAATAAGCACatttttgttacttataaaatttcatcaatatgattaaaactaatttttaaagtcttttcaaaagactgtctaccctgtaagggctagaattgattatatgttatggcttaaaataattttgagtgAAATGCTTAACAAAATGCATATTATCATCTAAAAGTGAAGTTGAAAATTAACCTCATTGCATTTATTGTCCATGGGAacagttatttaaatttaaattattaatatatataataacagcAATTGCACATATTATTCTAGGTGTAGGTCTCATACATAGttccaattaaaattaattactttcgTACTACCTAATGTTAACTCTTACAACTTATACAACTTACAAACACAGTGTTCCTTTATCTTTCGCTTGATTTTCCGGAAGCTTATTAAAAActctaaatttaaacttacattataataatgaaaaaaatatatatacattaaagTTAATgtgaacataaaataacagtGTATGAGCAGTATTTGCTTTATATGCCTAAAAACAGTATTTCGCTTTAAATTGAGATCGGGACTATTAACAGTGTAttgtatatactcgtaatagaataaaatatggtTAACAAGATTATTCCtagctattatattatacacacTTCATTTCCTCTCACGAGTATAGctctttaaattatatataacttttatttacaatacaagCGGAACAGTCTACACCTTGTGATTCTGTACAATCAACAATTTGGAAGTAAATGCTAAGGGTTGGTAAAAATAGTCCCAGTGtccgaattttaattttagctaACATCCTACTATTTGTGACCAAGTCACAGAAAAATTGCTTCACCCTGTCTTTTCTGCTTTCCTCTTCCTCTTCTGCAGCTTTCCCTTTACGTCGTTTCTCTTTTCTTCTTAGAAGATTTGTCCTCATGCTTCCTTGCCTTCTCTTCTTGAGATTGTGGGGCTCGAGCTAGCTCGGGTTCTTATTTAGGAGATGGTCTATGCTTATGTGGTTTTGGTGGAGGATTCTAAAATGTTTCTGTTGGAACATGGATTTCCATTCGTTCAATCACTGCAACTGGTTTTAGATTCACCTCCTCacgcttattatttttttcttaactggACTTTATTAGTAGTAACAGCTGTTGCACTGTGGAGCGATCCAATGAACACAAGTCGATGTTCAATGTGTCAGTAGTAACTTGATACCGTCTAGTTTCTGCTATCAAATTGACCACTCGTTCAAGTTCTTCATTATTTTCGATGTTCATGATCTGTTCTTGCAGGTCACGCAGCTGCTCCATGTACTCAGGAGACAGATCCCCAGGTTCAGCATTCTCACCGAGGCTACTGAAAACATCATTTTCTTGGACATTGGTCTCCACTAATGCAGAACCActactttttcttttcttactAGAGCCTACTAGTAGCATAATCTGCTGCACTGTGGAGCGATCCAACGAACACAAGTCGAAGTCTAATGTGTCAGTAGTAACTTCATACCGTATACTTTTTGCTATCAAATTGACCACTTGTTCAAGCTCTTCGTTATTATCAATGGTCATGATCTGCTCTTGCAGATCACGCAGCTGCCCCACGTACCCAGGAGACATATCCCCAGGCTCAGCATTCTCACCGAGGCTACTGAAAACACCATTCTCTTGGACTTTGGTCTCTACAAATGCAGAACCactactttttctttctttactaGAGCCTAGAACTAGTAGTAACAGCTGTTGCACTGTGGAGCGATCCAACAAACACAAGTCGACGTCTAATGTGTCAGAAGTAACTTCATACCGTTTAGTTTCTGCTATCAAATTGACCACTCGTTCAAGTTCTTCATTATTATCGATGGTCATGATCCGCTCTTGCAGGTCTCGCAGCTGCTCCATGTACTCAGGAGTCAGATTCCCAGGCTCAGCATCCTCACAGAGGGTACTGGTAACACCATGCAGCACTGTGAAGCGATCCAACACGGCCAAGTCACAGCAAAATGACTCACTGGTTTCAGAACCACTATTCGTATTATGTGGAGCATCTGTGTCTATTTTAGCCATTTTTCTGCTTTCCTCTTCCTCGTCTGCAGCTTTCCTTTTACTTcctttgttttctttcttaGAAAACTTAAAGCTGGATGCACTACTTGGTCGAGGTTGGCTTGGAGGGGGGCTGGGCGGTTTTCTCACTGGACTGACACATCTTTTTTTCGCCGGCTCCGGCGAAGATGGCCTGTCACTACTCTTTTTATTGGATTTTTCATTTGTTGGTCCACGTTTTCCGCTTAGACTTTTGATTTTTTCTGGTTTGGCATCTTTATAGTCAGATTTTGATATTTCTTTCTTATCGAGTTTGGCCACTGTAGCCGTATTTTTCTTTGGCTTTTCTTTATCTtgttttacctttattttttctgatcTAGCTTTGTAGCCATGTCTTGACGTTTTATCagaaattgaagattttttCTTAACAATTTTCAATGTGGCCGTATTTTTAACTGGCTTAggtttctctttttcttcctttgtcttaaatttttccgatttaccttttttgtaattttcattttttaactttttatcagaatttgaacattctttttttctcgGTTCGGCTACTATAGCCGCATTTTTCACTACATTTTCGTGATCTGAGGAGACTTTAGGAGATATTAGGATAGGTGTTCCAAATAAAGCCtcaaaactatatattttctgAGTTATCTCCTTCTGTTGTTGAGCCTTTTGTTCTTTAACATTATTCAATTGCATTTTAggtttctctttttcttcctttgtctttaatttttccgatttaccttttttgtaattttcattttttaactttttatcagaatttgaacattctttttttctcgGTTCGGCTACTATAGCCGCATTTTTCACTACATTTTCGTGATCTGAGGAGACTTTAGGAGATATTAGGATAGGTGTTCCAAATAAAGCCTCAAAACTAGATATTTTCTGAGTTATCTCCTTCTGTTGTTGAGCCTTTTGTTCTTTAACATTATTCAATTGCATTTTAGGTTTACTGACCGTTCGGGGCTTATTATCTCtgattttatctatacatttaTTCTCCTGGTCTGGGTTTAAGTAGAAGGAGttattaggtacatacattcCACCTCCTTtcaacaatttgtttttgaattcATTATTTGGGTTTTGGAATACATATCTGTCTTTGAGAACTCCACTATTGTCCAGAGTCAGGTCATACATAAATGATATCTTCTTGGGTGTTTGTTTATTCTTCAGAAAAATATCAATGGGAATTACGAACCCACCATAACCGGACTCCTTGAGAGAGAATGGTGGTTGTTTGacaactgaaaaataaaaatgaaatagttaagaaataaatttcgaATAAGCTTAAAACAAAACGATGCAAGTATAAAATTCAtgaacttaaaattttcattgacAGATTCAGATAATTAGATCAACGCttcgaaagttatcgcgatacaaacatacatacacacgtatttaaaaaaatatattttggtccaaaattgattgaagaataattataaatgcgaaagtttaaaatgaaaagattttgatgaaattaggtACACAGGTAGAATATAATCTAGAATAAAAtgataagtactttttattccgaAGTGCCCACGGGAGTGAAGACCCAGGGCGCAGCTAGTGAAaggtaaagttaaaaaaataaaataaaataatcttaccTCTTTTAGGCTTATGAAAAGAACTGTGAAGGTTGAACACAACTTTTTCCACAAAGTGACTTATATCGGCACCTTCTTGCCCGCGCACGAAAATTTCCCAATCATGGGTGAATCCTTCGGGCGTTTCCTTAGAGCGCAATGTGGGCACATGaccaatttcaaaattcactttAACTGCATTCTTTGTTGGtctgaaaattaaagaaaaagcgTCAGTACAAAACGAACAGTGAACAATGTTCAGAAGGAAACTAACATAAGtacgatatttataaaaaggacaTTATAAGGgttaatcaaaaaaaaaaactgaattgaAATCGCTTCATCCGTTTGTGATCTTTgatgacagacagacacacagaCCGACAGACAAGTCAAATTAATAACGCCCCTCTTTTTCCGTCGGGGGTTAAAAATAGTGAGTAAGTGAAATCgaaaacaattaaatgaaaaataagtacttaccgGCAAAATGTTACATCTggtgtaattttattacaaccgTCATTCCTGAACTGCGACATATTCTTTCACaacttattatactttttatctaGTAAAGTTCTATATAGTATAACTTCCACAATCACTATAACCGTGCAATGAAATTATGTCGAGCGCCGTACAGAGAATCGTTCGTATCACTTCACGTAGCAAGCTTCAACTCGAGAATGAGTGCGACTCTGTGCGACAGACCCGATTTCAGTGTTACCAAcactcaaaaatatttatccctACACCTGAGTCAAAACACCCTAAAATAGCCTTcccaagaaatatatttaataaaaataatataaatttgaaataaaagtaatattaattaattttctttatttattaattatctaaaacgttatacattatatcaatttCTTCTGAAGAGtccacatttttaaaatcatgtaTACCTATtgacattataaaaatttaacatttttgaagatgtattaaatatagaGCATGATCCACCATTCCGTTAGGAAGCAATACTGCCGATACTAGAAAATAACACTAGACTAGATGCCCACCAGTACGAGTCTAGTCATACgtcggtaaaaaaaatttaatgattgaATAGTTCTATTATATTCAGAAATACAGAATTAGATATTTAGAAAAACTAAGAATACCcctaaacatataaaatccctaaaaaaatcccatcCTACTCATTTACCCCTAAATTTGGGGGAAAACCCCTAAGTTGGCAACCGTGCCCGATGTGCGTGGACTCGATCGATTCGTCGATCGATTGTCTTATCTACTCACTCTGCCTATACCTGTTTCATCTGCGGTAAACATTAAAGAttgaaaaatgtaatgttaaGCCATTCCTAGCCctgtcataaatattttccatggaatgatttaaagttttatagtTGAAAATACAGTTGGTCGTCTTTTACTCGTAAA from Amyelois transitella isolate CPQ chromosome 16, ilAmyTran1.1, whole genome shotgun sequence carries:
- the LOC106141149 gene encoding protein ENL-like, with the translated sequence MSQFRNDGCNKITPDVTFCRPTKNAVKVNFEIGHVPTLRSKETPEGFTHDWEIFVRGQEGADISHFVEKVVFNLHSSFHKPKRVVKQPPFSLKESGYGGFVIPIDIFLKNKQTPKKISFMYDLTLDNSGVLKDRYVFQNPNNEFKNKLLKGGGMYVPNNSFYLNPDQENKCIDKIRDNKPRTVSKPKMQLNNVKEQKAQQQKEITQKISSFEALFGTPILISPKVSSDHENVVKNAAIVAEPRKKECSNSDKKLKNENYKKGKSEKLKTKEEKEKPKTEKIKSLSGKRGPTNEKSNKKSSDRPSSPEPAKKRCVSPVRKPPSPPPSQPRPSSASSFKFSKKENKGSKRKAADEEEESRKMAKIDTDAPHNTNSGSETSESFCCDLAVLDRFTVLHGVTSTLCEDAEPGNLTPEYMEQLRDLQERIMTIDNNEELERVVNLIAETKRYEVTSDTLDVDLCLLDRSTVQQLLLLVLGSSKERKSSGSAFVETKVQENGVFSSLGENAEPGDMSPGYVGQLRDLQEQIMTIDNNEELEQVVNLIAKSIRYEVTTDTLDFDLCSLDRSTVQQIMLLVGSSKKRKSSGSALVETNVQENDVFSSLGENAEPGDLSPEYMEQLRDLQEQIMNIENNEELERVVNLIAETRRYQVTTDTLNIDLCSLDRSTVQQLLLLIKSS